A window from Aliamphritea hakodatensis encodes these proteins:
- a CDS encoding short chain dehydrogenase — protein sequence MKILIIGATGTIGKALADTLSAEHQVIRAGYNGGDVQVDLGNPVSIREMFATTGKVDAVISTAGLANFAPLTQLQDSDYQLALDNKLMGQINLIRLGSEFVNDGGSVTLTSGILSKEPMPGSASIAMVNGALESFVLAAALEETRIRLNVVAPAFVKETMEMMGMDSSSGISAADTASGYIAALSGHHGETLDVRDYL from the coding sequence ATGAAAATTCTTATCATTGGCGCGACAGGTACTATAGGTAAAGCCCTTGCAGACACACTTTCAGCAGAACATCAGGTAATCCGGGCGGGCTATAATGGCGGCGATGTTCAGGTAGACCTGGGCAATCCGGTCAGCATCCGTGAAATGTTCGCCACCACAGGTAAAGTAGATGCGGTGATTTCCACGGCCGGTCTGGCGAATTTCGCTCCGCTGACTCAGCTGCAAGACAGCGATTATCAGTTAGCGCTGGATAATAAACTGATGGGCCAGATCAATCTGATCCGCCTGGGCAGCGAGTTCGTCAACGATGGGGGCTCAGTCACCCTGACCTCCGGGATTCTTTCCAAAGAACCTATGCCCGGCAGTGCCAGCATTGCCATGGTAAACGGCGCGCTGGAAAGCTTTGTGCTGGCAGCCGCGCTGGAAGAAACCCGCATCCGCCTGAATGTAGTCGCTCCGGCTTTTGTGAAGGAAACCATGGAAATGATGGGCATGGACAGCAGCTCCGGCATCAGCGCGGCAGACACCGCCAGCGGCTATATTGCAGCGCTGAGCGGTCACCACGGTGAAACCCTGGATGTTCGGGATTATCTCTGA
- a CDS encoding helix-turn-helix domain-containing protein — MGQSALSENIRLLCSYGHSISDICRRAGINRQQFSKYLNGHSEPSLASLRKICDFFGVEEHEIMLGEDSFREIIRLRPPRFDQRKNRFQRIVEDLTTSEHTTAGFFERHEGYYHAYIIPDPAKGHCIRSLSRIYPEDGKWLVKTVERQMDKLFMLPATLKYSGIIMEGCNRIAIYEREQGQGRSLNATFLYPSEHSEPRFLPGLLVGFSAEGAQQISCIRTVWEYLGKKPDLRQALAKCGAVDRKKETLPTFVEQGIGNDMTASEQLFTPRF, encoded by the coding sequence ATGGGTCAGTCTGCTCTGTCTGAAAATATCCGCCTGCTGTGCAGCTACGGCCACTCCATATCCGACATTTGCCGCCGGGCAGGCATTAACCGGCAGCAGTTCAGTAAATACCTTAACGGCCATTCCGAACCCTCACTGGCAAGCCTGAGAAAGATCTGTGATTTTTTTGGCGTAGAAGAGCATGAGATCATGCTCGGTGAAGACAGCTTCCGTGAAATTATCCGCTTAAGGCCGCCGCGGTTTGATCAGCGTAAAAACCGCTTTCAGCGTATCGTTGAAGATCTCACAACCAGTGAACACACCACAGCGGGATTTTTTGAGCGACACGAAGGGTATTATCACGCCTACATTATTCCGGACCCGGCAAAGGGCCATTGCATCCGCTCCCTGTCGAGGATCTATCCGGAAGACGGCAAATGGCTGGTAAAAACCGTGGAGCGGCAGATGGATAAGCTCTTTATGCTGCCGGCAACGCTTAAATACTCCGGCATCATCATGGAAGGTTGTAACCGTATCGCAATATACGAGCGGGAACAGGGCCAGGGCCGCAGCCTGAACGCCACATTTCTGTACCCCTCCGAGCACAGCGAACCCCGCTTCTTACCCGGTCTGCTGGTCGGTTTCTCAGCAGAGGGGGCTCAGCAAATCAGCTGTATCCGTACCGTCTGGGAATATCTGGGTAAAAAGCCGGATCTGCGTCAGGCGCTGGCAAAATGTGGCGCTGTTGACCGCAAAAAGGAAACACTGCCCACCTTTGTGGAACAGGGTATTGGCAATGATATGACGGCGTCTGAACAGCTATTTACGCCCCGCTTCTGA
- a CDS encoding DNA/RNA non-specific endonuclease, whose amino-acid sequence MKTSVFVSALMFSSLASAEILSVHCPVGCPESPAGNDMLFSHLYALSNNPDTKFADWVAYEVDVVNFGTSPGRDWATDPLLDENETLEAKDYTGARSSDLEADRGHQAPLASFAGSRYWPELNYLSNITPQDKHLNQGPWKALEDAVRAGVSYGKSLYVMTGPLYDQAMPALPKADEPHQVPSGYFKLVYNLKGESAGFIMQQSAGRKDDFCSSAVSFAKIQSETPFELPTLKDSSAISKRLGC is encoded by the coding sequence ATGAAAACCTCCGTATTTGTTTCTGCCCTTATGTTCAGCAGCCTGGCGTCTGCTGAAATCCTCTCGGTTCACTGTCCTGTGGGCTGCCCGGAAAGCCCCGCCGGCAATGATATGCTGTTCAGCCATTTGTATGCCTTATCGAATAATCCCGATACCAAGTTTGCTGACTGGGTTGCCTATGAAGTGGATGTGGTGAACTTTGGTACCTCACCGGGCCGGGACTGGGCCACTGATCCTTTGCTGGATGAAAACGAAACCCTTGAAGCGAAAGACTATACCGGTGCCCGCAGCAGTGATCTGGAAGCAGACCGGGGACATCAGGCCCCACTGGCCTCGTTCGCCGGTTCCCGCTACTGGCCGGAACTGAATTATCTGAGCAATATTACTCCGCAGGATAAACACCTCAATCAGGGGCCGTGGAAGGCGCTGGAAGATGCGGTGCGCGCCGGCGTCAGCTATGGCAAATCTTTATATGTAATGACCGGCCCGCTGTATGATCAGGCCATGCCGGCCCTGCCGAAAGCGGATGAGCCGCATCAGGTGCCGTCCGGCTATTTCAAGCTGGTGTACAACCTCAAAGGGGAGTCTGCAGGTTTTATTATGCAGCAGAGTGCAGGCCGCAAGGATGACTTCTGTTCCAGCGCGGTCAGCTTCGCAAAAATACAGTCAGAAACCCCATTTGAACTGCCGACCCTTAAGGATTCATCAGCTATCAGTAAACGGCTGGGATGCTGA
- a CDS encoding aldo/keto reductase, which produces MTTRRIGSLTVSPIGYGCMSLSHAYGTPPSREYAEQMLNRALDAGYTFLDTAALYGFGANETLIGEVLKGRRQEFVLASKCGMFRNEEGVREINGRPEAIRKVCEASLTRLQTDVIDLYYLHRWDRNVPIEESVGALGELVQEGKIREVGLSEVSAETLRKAHKEYPIAAVQSEYSLWSRNVEIAVLDACKELGTTLVAFSPLARKFLTNTLRDLKQLEENDFRSNMPRFSPVSYACNLQLLDDYLPLAEEAGCTPGQLALAWLLKKAEHIVPIPGTAVLAHLEDNIAAAEISISDDLFTRVDAVINQQTVVGERYPEKAQSEVDTERF; this is translated from the coding sequence ATGACGACCCGCCGTATCGGTTCACTGACTGTTTCACCTATTGGCTACGGCTGCATGAGTCTGTCCCATGCTTATGGTACGCCACCGTCCCGTGAGTATGCAGAGCAAATGCTGAACCGGGCTTTAGATGCGGGCTATACCTTTCTGGATACCGCTGCCCTGTATGGTTTTGGTGCCAACGAAACGCTGATCGGGGAGGTGCTTAAGGGGCGTCGGCAGGAGTTTGTGCTGGCCAGTAAGTGCGGTATGTTCCGGAATGAGGAAGGGGTAAGGGAGATCAACGGCCGGCCAGAGGCCATCCGTAAGGTCTGTGAAGCCAGCCTGACGCGTTTACAGACCGATGTGATCGACCTGTATTACCTGCATCGCTGGGACCGTAATGTACCCATTGAAGAAAGTGTTGGCGCACTGGGGGAGCTGGTGCAGGAAGGCAAGATCCGTGAGGTAGGTTTGTCGGAAGTGTCTGCAGAAACCCTGCGTAAAGCCCATAAGGAATATCCGATTGCAGCGGTGCAGAGCGAATATTCCCTGTGGAGCCGCAATGTCGAGATTGCCGTGCTGGATGCCTGTAAAGAACTGGGGACTACGCTGGTGGCGTTCAGTCCGCTGGCGCGTAAGTTTCTCACCAATACCCTCCGGGACCTGAAACAGTTGGAAGAGAATGATTTTCGCAGCAATATGCCGCGCTTCAGCCCGGTCAGTTATGCCTGCAATTTACAGTTGCTGGATGACTACTTGCCTCTGGCTGAAGAGGCCGGCTGTACGCCGGGCCAGCTGGCACTGGCCTGGCTACTGAAGAAGGCTGAGCACATCGTGCCAATACCTGGCACGGCGGTGCTGGCACATCTGGAAGATAATATTGCGGCGGCAGAGATCAGTATCAGCGATGATCTGTTTACCCGGGTGGATGCGGTTATAAATCAGCAGACAGTGGTTGGGGAGCGTTATCCTGAGAAGGCGCAGTCTGAAGTGGATACTGAGCGATTCTGA
- a CDS encoding LysR family transcriptional regulator, producing MDLLKAMHTFRTVVEQESFSAAARKLSVVTSAVSRQVNDLEAHFGCRLLQRTTRSMTLTEEGREYLAGFSEILDRLASLQDDMSERQQVVAGELRITSPMHSLCFGLQPLISRFIRQYPQVKVSWLIMNRFVNLVEEGIDLAIRVGDLPDSGLVARRIGVTQVYCVAHPDYLARQGVPEHPKQLADHHCILDTSIRQPGRWRFQIDNATRYFSVRPVLEVNGGEPAAEFAADGLGIALLPDFLVRQYLDAGQLVRILDEYLMPASPVSVVYPANRVMKASQRAMIDFLVDNSLSEGEKPEGAKPE from the coding sequence GTGGATCTGTTAAAGGCAATGCATACCTTCCGAACCGTGGTGGAACAGGAAAGCTTTTCGGCGGCGGCCAGAAAGCTCAGTGTGGTGACCTCAGCGGTCAGCCGGCAGGTGAATGATCTGGAAGCGCATTTTGGTTGCCGCTTATTACAGCGGACAACCCGTTCCATGACATTAACGGAAGAGGGGCGGGAGTATCTGGCCGGATTCAGTGAGATTCTCGACCGGCTGGCCTCGTTGCAGGATGATATGAGCGAGCGACAGCAGGTGGTGGCGGGCGAGCTGCGGATCACGTCGCCGATGCATTCGCTGTGTTTTGGTTTACAGCCGCTGATCAGCCGGTTTATCCGTCAGTATCCGCAGGTGAAAGTCTCCTGGCTGATCATGAACCGCTTTGTCAATTTGGTGGAAGAGGGGATTGATCTGGCCATTCGGGTGGGTGATCTGCCAGATTCCGGTCTGGTTGCCCGGCGCATCGGTGTCACGCAGGTCTATTGCGTGGCGCACCCGGATTATCTGGCCAGGCAGGGTGTGCCTGAGCACCCGAAACAACTGGCCGATCATCACTGTATTCTTGATACGTCTATCCGACAGCCGGGGCGCTGGCGTTTTCAGATTGATAACGCCACCCGCTATTTCAGCGTTCGTCCGGTGCTTGAAGTGAATGGTGGAGAGCCGGCTGCAGAGTTTGCCGCCGACGGCCTGGGGATTGCACTGTTGCCGGACTTCCTCGTACGTCAGTATCTGGATGCCGGACAGCTCGTCAGAATACTGGATGAGTATCTGATGCCCGCCTCTCCGGTGTCGGTGGTTTACCCGGCGAACAGGGTGATGAAGGCCAGCCAGCGGGCTATGATCGATTTTCTGGTGGACAATTCACTGTCTGAAGGCGAAAAACCGGAAGGCGCAAAACCAGAGTAA
- a CDS encoding glutamine synthetase family protein, whose amino-acid sequence MSADSSAKPSYNSELEWLAANPEIKHITAAVTDLNGILRGKRLPVAQAEKILGGSMRMPPSSLSSDIWGGDIEDNQYADLTGDGDGICQYTGRGVLPVNWTAAPHAFIPLWMTDEQGEPFPGDPRGALAAVQKAYADLGLTPVVATELEFYLYSLEDGQPVAPYSPDGHRQFDTSGLLSIDEMDQMEVLFNNIYAACEAQDIPADAAISEGGAGQYEINLNHLADPLKVADNTVLFKRIIKGVARQQGYGATFMAKPYGDRAGNSMHVHFSVLDAEGNNIFDDGTEKGSERLLHAVGGLLEALPQLTLIFAPHYNSYRRLRPHSLAPTSVTWGYENRTAAIRIPGGPAVARRIEQRAAGADANPYLVLAAHLGAALEGMQQKLDPGAPVEGWNYEAEAPQIPTEWANAIDLFEQGEMAQKIFDPALHKQFISLKRHELVAFKQRVSEFEYASYLEDV is encoded by the coding sequence ATGTCTGCTGATTCATCTGCAAAACCTTCGTATAACTCTGAACTGGAATGGCTTGCAGCCAATCCTGAGATTAAACATATCACTGCTGCCGTGACAGACCTCAACGGGATTCTGCGGGGTAAACGGTTGCCGGTGGCGCAGGCTGAAAAGATTCTTGGGGGCAGTATGCGTATGCCGCCTTCCAGCCTGTCCAGTGATATCTGGGGTGGCGATATCGAAGATAATCAGTATGCGGATCTGACCGGTGACGGTGACGGTATCTGCCAGTACACCGGCCGGGGGGTGTTACCGGTTAACTGGACGGCGGCTCCCCACGCGTTTATTCCGCTATGGATGACCGACGAACAGGGCGAGCCGTTCCCCGGCGATCCCCGCGGCGCGCTGGCCGCGGTGCAAAAAGCCTATGCAGATCTGGGGCTGACCCCGGTGGTGGCGACTGAGCTGGAGTTCTACCTGTACAGCCTTGAAGATGGTCAGCCAGTGGCTCCGTACTCGCCGGACGGACATCGCCAGTTTGATACCAGCGGTTTACTCTCCATTGATGAAATGGATCAGATGGAAGTGCTGTTTAACAACATTTATGCAGCCTGCGAAGCCCAGGATATTCCAGCGGATGCGGCCATTTCTGAAGGCGGCGCGGGGCAGTACGAAATTAACCTTAACCATCTGGCAGACCCGCTGAAAGTGGCAGATAACACCGTGCTGTTCAAGCGTATTATCAAAGGGGTTGCCCGCCAGCAGGGCTACGGTGCAACCTTCATGGCGAAGCCATACGGCGACCGGGCCGGTAACAGTATGCATGTGCATTTCAGCGTACTGGATGCTGAAGGCAATAATATTTTCGACGATGGCACGGAAAAGGGCAGCGAGCGCCTGTTACATGCCGTCGGCGGTTTACTGGAAGCGTTACCACAACTGACCCTGATTTTTGCACCCCATTACAATTCTTACCGCCGTTTGCGGCCCCATTCGCTGGCCCCGACCAGCGTGACCTGGGGCTATGAAAACCGTACCGCTGCTATCCGGATTCCCGGTGGCCCGGCGGTTGCCCGCCGGATCGAGCAACGGGCTGCCGGTGCGGATGCCAACCCTTATCTGGTACTGGCCGCACATCTGGGGGCCGCGCTGGAAGGCATGCAGCAAAAGCTCGACCCGGGCGCGCCGGTGGAAGGCTGGAACTACGAAGCTGAAGCGCCGCAAATCCCCACGGAGTGGGCCAATGCGATTGATTTGTTCGAACAGGGCGAAATGGCGCAGAAGATTTTTGATCCGGCTTTGCACAAACAATTTATCAGCCTGAAGCGGCATGAGCTGGTGGCCTTTAAGCAGCGGGTTTCTGAATTTGAATATGCCAGCTATCTGGAGGACGTGTGA
- a CDS encoding NAD(P)/FAD-dependent oxidoreductase encodes MAPASTGYPHSYYAASADLPPRRASLEGSHDADICIVGAGFSGLAAGLFLQELGYRVILLEGERVGWGASGRNGGQLINGFNGGIDFLQDYFLDCGTSVAELHLAGGDILREVTERHRIDCDYRSGHVTVAYTQKHMQGLAEEATLCQRHDIPGYQMLDKDQLQEYVGSGVYAGGLLDGRGGHLHPLKLALGEARALEDLGGQIFEYSPVTAIEEQGDRQQVMTASGQVIARQVILCGNAYLGELSKPLAKRVMPAATQVMATEPLPEALAKALLPADMCIADCRYILDYYRLSADRRLLFGGGTVYGGVAPADIIGKLRPNMLKVFPQLADVKIDYAWSGNIAITNNRHAQLGKLRDNLYFAHGYCGHGVNVTHLFGKLLADAIGGDTELFDIFSRVPWSGFPGGQRLRVPYSVAGSWWYGLRDRIGI; translated from the coding sequence ATGGCACCGGCATCAACCGGCTATCCTCACAGCTACTATGCAGCCAGTGCTGATCTGCCACCCCGGCGGGCATCACTCGAAGGCAGTCACGACGCGGATATCTGTATTGTCGGTGCCGGTTTCAGCGGGCTTGCTGCCGGGCTGTTCCTGCAGGAACTGGGCTACCGGGTCATCCTGCTGGAGGGCGAGCGGGTTGGCTGGGGTGCATCCGGCCGCAATGGTGGCCAATTGATTAACGGTTTCAACGGCGGCATTGATTTCCTGCAGGACTATTTTTTAGATTGCGGCACTTCAGTGGCAGAGCTGCATCTGGCCGGCGGGGATATTCTCAGAGAAGTGACAGAACGTCACCGGATCGACTGTGATTACCGGTCCGGACATGTCACGGTTGCCTATACCCAAAAACACATGCAGGGGCTGGCGGAAGAAGCAACGCTGTGTCAGCGGCATGACATTCCCGGTTATCAGATGCTGGATAAAGATCAGCTGCAGGAATATGTGGGCTCCGGTGTCTATGCCGGCGGTTTACTGGATGGCCGGGGCGGACACCTGCATCCGCTGAAGTTGGCACTGGGTGAAGCCCGGGCGCTGGAAGATCTTGGCGGCCAGATCTTTGAATACTCTCCGGTAACAGCGATTGAAGAACAAGGGGATCGTCAGCAGGTGATGACCGCCAGCGGACAGGTCATTGCCCGTCAGGTGATCCTTTGTGGCAATGCCTATCTTGGTGAACTTTCCAAACCGCTGGCTAAACGGGTTATGCCGGCGGCGACTCAGGTGATGGCCACCGAGCCGCTGCCGGAAGCGCTTGCAAAAGCATTGTTGCCGGCGGATATGTGCATCGCGGACTGCCGCTATATTCTGGATTATTACCGCCTGTCTGCCGACCGGCGGCTGTTATTTGGCGGCGGCACGGTATACGGCGGTGTAGCCCCGGCGGATATCATCGGCAAACTGCGGCCCAATATGCTGAAAGTGTTCCCGCAACTGGCGGATGTCAAAATTGATTACGCCTGGAGCGGTAATATCGCTATCACCAATAACCGCCATGCCCAGTTGGGTAAGTTGCGGGACAATCTGTATTTTGCCCACGGCTATTGCGGCCACGGTGTAAATGTTACCCATCTGTTCGGCAAGCTGCTGGCAGACGCGATTGGTGGAGACACAGAACTGTTTGATATTTTTTCCCGTGTGCCATGGTCGGGTTTTCCCGGCGGTCAGCGCTTACGGGTACCCTATTCAGTAGCCGGTTCCTGGTGGTATGGCCTGCGGGACAGAATCGGGATTTAG